The Kiloniellales bacterium genome contains a region encoding:
- a CDS encoding multiheme c-type cytochrome — translation MFILAGASTIDQVRAEATPADEKTEAAAEAQDGGEAHTDLYDETLYPTAAQCGECHEQIYYEWSSSQHAYASISPMFHKFEQKFQDLTQGTVGSFCVRCHAQVGTQLGEPRDMPLWERSQVSREGVTCITCHRVNQEYGKVNGERRIVPGKIYEPIYGSGEKSMINEVIENKETYTVATKEGERGNEIHGGMVKFEQISKSEFCVSCHQVAVNLGIKLEIVWEQYRDSPAREAGITCQDCHMGKEPGKPSGYATAPSAIVGGREINPGRKHADHRFIGPGYSIAHPGIFPHNKNAQVWTVRDWMQFDWRAGWGSVEFEDNLADGLIEVDFPEVWADPADREEAWIVIEENFEKLAERRKLRHQVMENGSHVDGPFFESDPEVGEDLEFSYNIKNLNSGHNLPSGSLGAQPQIWVNVALIDPDGKNIWESGYVDKNGDMADLHSLEVAAGNIPTDQQLVNFQTKFITTNVKGTDREMYLPVNFDVDPLPHLRPPQVPTSVLNHPPLVRMENHSLPPLGEETAAYDVPGDLIKKPGKYRLAFRMRSRAEPIYFMRFVEATKEMEQRMNENMMDFHVYSVEFDVK, via the coding sequence GTGTTCATCCTCGCAGGCGCGTCGACAATCGACCAGGTCCGGGCGGAAGCCACTCCGGCCGACGAGAAGACCGAAGCCGCGGCCGAGGCCCAGGACGGCGGCGAAGCGCATACCGATCTCTACGACGAGACGCTCTATCCGACCGCCGCCCAGTGCGGCGAGTGCCACGAGCAGATCTATTACGAGTGGTCGTCGTCGCAGCACGCCTACGCCTCGATCTCGCCGATGTTCCACAAGTTCGAGCAGAAGTTCCAGGACCTGACCCAGGGCACGGTCGGCTCCTTCTGCGTCCGCTGCCACGCCCAGGTCGGCACGCAGCTCGGCGAGCCGCGCGACATGCCGCTGTGGGAGCGCTCCCAGGTCTCGCGCGAAGGCGTGACCTGCATCACCTGCCACCGGGTGAACCAGGAGTACGGCAAGGTCAACGGCGAGCGCCGCATCGTCCCCGGCAAGATCTACGAGCCGATCTACGGCAGCGGCGAAAAGAGCATGATCAACGAGGTCATCGAGAACAAGGAGACCTACACCGTCGCGACCAAGGAAGGCGAGCGCGGCAACGAGATCCACGGCGGGATGGTGAAGTTCGAGCAGATCAGCAAGTCCGAGTTCTGCGTCAGCTGCCACCAGGTCGCGGTCAACCTCGGCATCAAGCTCGAGATCGTCTGGGAACAGTATCGCGACAGCCCGGCCCGCGAAGCCGGCATCACCTGCCAGGACTGCCATATGGGCAAGGAGCCCGGCAAGCCGAGCGGCTACGCCACCGCGCCCTCGGCCATCGTCGGCGGCCGTGAGATCAACCCAGGCCGCAAGCACGCCGACCACCGCTTCATCGGCCCGGGCTATTCGATCGCCCATCCCGGAATCTTCCCGCACAACAAGAACGCGCAGGTCTGGACCGTCAGGGACTGGATGCAATTCGATTGGCGGGCCGGCTGGGGCTCGGTCGAGTTCGAGGACAATCTCGCCGACGGCCTGATCGAAGTCGATTTTCCCGAGGTCTGGGCCGATCCGGCCGATCGTGAGGAAGCCTGGATCGTGATCGAAGAGAACTTCGAGAAGCTGGCCGAGCGGCGCAAACTGCGGCACCAGGTCATGGAGAACGGCAGCCACGTCGACGGGCCCTTCTTCGAAAGCGACCCGGAGGTCGGCGAGGACCTGGAGTTCTCCTACAACATCAAGAACCTGAACTCCGGCCACAACCTGCCGTCCGGCTCCCTGGGCGCCCAGCCGCAGATCTGGGTCAACGTCGCCCTGATCGACCCCGACGGAAAGAACATCTGGGAATCGGGCTACGTCGACAAGAACGGTGACATGGCCGACCTGCACAGCCTGGAGGTTGCGGCCGGCAACATTCCGACCGATCAGCAGCTGGTGAATTTCCAGACCAAGTTCATCACCACCAACGTCAAGGGCACCGACCGCGAGATGTACCTGCCGGTGAACTTTGACGTCGACCCGCTGCCGCACCTGAGGCCGCCGCAGGTCCCGACCAGCGTCCTCAACCATCCGCCGCTGGTACGCATGGAGAACCACTCCCTTCCGCCGCTCGGCGAGGAGACCGCCGCCTACGACGTCCCCGGCGATCTGATCAAGAAGCCCGGCAAGTACCGCCTCGCCTTCCGCATGCGGAGCCGGGCCGAGCCGATCTACTTCATGCGCTTCGTCGAGGCGACCAAGGAGATGGAGCAGCGGATGAATGAGAACATGATGGACTTCCACGTCTACTCCGTGGAGTTCGACGTGAAGTAG
- a CDS encoding OmpA family protein — MRKYSLIYTLAVAPLLAASLALADSILPFTTYQEVDKITPSDGSFSQELAADYKAFTLYEAEEMNDWLDAEVFAQKALRANEGQAVQPEDPADWNIAEVHRPTLAAARGKLVTALDGGGRDKAPELAAEAQAKYDCWVEQQEEGHQADHIAACRGEFEAALAKLEAAMAPKAVAAPAATPAPAPPAPEKTVAAGPKFTVGEEIARTVIYFGWNQAAITTESQARIDALVEQMGDMRDIILFVEGHADRSGPADYNVKLSETRAQTVRAELVRQGMNVGEIDKLELEARGEDNPAVRTPDGVREAANRRVEIVVRGLVTKAIPTTAATTQ; from the coding sequence GTGCGGAAATACAGCCTCATCTACACCCTGGCCGTCGCCCCCCTTCTGGCCGCATCCCTGGCCCTGGCCGATTCCATCTTGCCCTTCACCACTTATCAGGAGGTCGACAAGATCACCCCCTCGGACGGCTCCTTCAGCCAGGAGCTGGCGGCCGACTACAAGGCCTTCACCCTCTACGAGGCCGAGGAGATGAACGACTGGCTCGACGCCGAGGTCTTCGCCCAGAAGGCCCTGCGGGCGAACGAGGGCCAGGCCGTGCAGCCCGAGGACCCGGCGGACTGGAACATCGCCGAGGTCCACCGCCCGACCCTGGCCGCAGCGCGCGGCAAGCTGGTCACCGCGCTCGACGGCGGCGGCCGCGACAAGGCGCCGGAGCTGGCCGCCGAGGCCCAGGCCAAGTACGACTGCTGGGTCGAACAGCAGGAGGAAGGCCACCAGGCGGACCACATCGCCGCCTGCCGCGGCGAGTTCGAGGCGGCCCTGGCCAAGCTGGAAGCCGCCATGGCGCCGAAGGCGGTCGCCGCCCCCGCCGCGACCCCGGCCCCGGCACCGCCGGCGCCCGAGAAGACCGTCGCCGCCGGGCCGAAGTTCACCGTCGGCGAGGAAATCGCCCGCACCGTGATCTACTTCGGCTGGAACCAGGCGGCGATCACCACCGAGTCCCAGGCCCGGATCGACGCCCTGGTCGAGCAGATGGGCGACATGCGCGACATCATCCTTTTCGTCGAGGGCCACGCCGACCGCTCCGGGCCGGCGGACTACAACGTCAAGCTCTCCGAGACCCGGGCCCAGACGGTGCGCGCCGAGCTGGTCCGCCAGGGCATGAACGTCGGCGAGATCGACAAGCTGGAGCTGGAGGCCAGGGGCGAGGACAACCCCGCGGTGCGGACCCCGGACGGCGTCCGCGAGGCGGCCAACCGCCGGGTCGAGATCGTGGTCCGCGGCCTGGTCACCAAGGCGATCCCGACGACCGCAGCGACGACCCAGTAG
- a CDS encoding YcaO-like family protein, whose product MSDSDSAAAVFLDLGSRTPKRFLQGTHRSLAPDETLARAAPFLPGMGITRVANVTGLDRIGVPVVMVVRPNARSVSVSQGKGLSLAAAKASGVMEAIELHHAERVDNPVVFASPRDLAARRRVIDLETLPRPQGSRLDRGRKLLWVEGQELFSAAGVCVPYELVSADYTRQRPPGAGTFLATTNGLASGNDMAEAVCHGLCEVIEREATAAWSLLGRRARIGRRIDPASIDQEDCKALLETFRRAEISFAVWDTTTEIGIAAFECLIADARGEVFHSARGAGCHPDRGTALIRALTEAAQVRATYIAAARDDMSPAEFESERRRRRSELALGLIAEGPAARDFSKVPSHDAPSFEEDIAHILESLEAVGLKEVAVVDLTKPEVGLPVVRVVVPGLRCGTEEAAEEEAAPRPLRRGVPDRSEAYVFAGPSLNASEIEDRFAMTALPPARQGDVLWIAQAKPRAIGIVDGFFDGTPAPWHKEILWAMQQGIHVFGAGSMGALRASELYGFGMRGVGRIFEAFRDGALEDDDEVAVLHGPPEMGFRPLSEAMICLREAIRRAAEEGILGAEAAALLTSIAKASFYQDRSWDGLLAEGRARGLPEEEIAALDCWRRQAKVDLKRDDALEMLGEMARFLAGDPPPFEPKFELESSELWLSALDEAMLAGRSPVDAELAPWLLDEARLEPADYGALRDAAALRLLALREAERKADSGAGDPRKDAFEAFRRARRLFKLSDVQRWCQENDLSPSAFDRLMAEEGKRKGLSLSSWPGLEAEMLNQLRLTGRYAALAQRAREKRDLVQQLGYEDPRPEDVFSGSLLDDSVIDREKRVPALLRWYFGTRVEGPVPEDLSGFVEGLGLGSLDEFYRLITRDYLYWRHAGGGGTGGRNPDASGEPVEDLVGDVARHPRLKN is encoded by the coding sequence GTGTCGGACAGCGATAGCGCGGCTGCCGTTTTCCTGGATCTCGGGTCCAGGACCCCGAAGCGCTTCCTGCAGGGCACGCACCGCTCGCTGGCGCCGGATGAGACCCTGGCGCGCGCCGCTCCCTTTTTGCCCGGCATGGGAATCACACGGGTCGCCAACGTCACCGGGCTCGACCGGATCGGCGTTCCGGTCGTCATGGTGGTCCGCCCGAACGCCCGCTCGGTTTCGGTCTCGCAGGGGAAGGGGCTGTCCCTGGCCGCCGCGAAGGCTTCGGGTGTGATGGAGGCGATCGAGCTGCACCATGCCGAGCGGGTCGACAACCCGGTCGTCTTCGCCAGCCCGAGAGATCTGGCCGCCCGGCGCAGGGTGATCGATCTGGAGACCTTGCCACGTCCGCAAGGCAGCCGCCTCGACCGGGGCCGCAAGCTGCTCTGGGTCGAAGGGCAGGAGCTCTTTTCGGCAGCCGGGGTCTGTGTGCCCTACGAGCTCGTGTCCGCGGACTACACGCGGCAGCGCCCGCCGGGGGCCGGCACCTTTCTGGCGACCACCAACGGCTTGGCAAGCGGCAACGACATGGCGGAAGCGGTCTGCCACGGCCTGTGCGAGGTGATCGAACGCGAGGCGACTGCTGCGTGGTCGCTGCTGGGGCGCCGGGCGCGCATTGGCCGGCGGATCGACCCGGCGAGCATCGACCAGGAGGACTGCAAGGCGCTGCTCGAGACCTTCAGGCGAGCCGAGATCTCCTTCGCCGTCTGGGACACAACCACGGAGATCGGAATTGCCGCCTTCGAATGCCTGATCGCCGATGCCAGGGGCGAGGTCTTCCATTCCGCCCGGGGGGCCGGATGCCATCCGGACCGGGGCACCGCCCTGATCCGGGCGCTGACCGAGGCGGCTCAGGTGCGCGCAACCTACATTGCCGCCGCGCGCGACGACATGTCACCCGCCGAGTTCGAGAGCGAACGCCGACGCCGAAGGTCCGAATTGGCGCTCGGGCTGATCGCGGAAGGCCCGGCAGCGCGGGATTTCTCCAAGGTGCCGAGCCATGACGCGCCGAGCTTCGAGGAGGACATCGCTCACATCCTCGAATCGCTCGAAGCGGTCGGGTTGAAGGAAGTCGCCGTCGTGGATCTGACCAAGCCGGAGGTCGGCCTGCCCGTCGTGCGGGTCGTCGTCCCCGGATTGCGCTGCGGGACGGAGGAGGCGGCAGAGGAGGAGGCCGCGCCGCGGCCGCTGCGCCGCGGAGTCCCGGATCGCTCCGAGGCCTACGTCTTCGCCGGTCCGAGCTTGAACGCGTCCGAGATCGAGGACCGTTTCGCGATGACCGCCCTGCCCCCCGCGCGCCAAGGCGACGTGCTCTGGATCGCACAGGCGAAGCCCAGAGCGATCGGCATCGTCGACGGCTTTTTCGATGGAACGCCGGCCCCCTGGCACAAGGAAATCCTCTGGGCGATGCAGCAGGGCATCCATGTCTTCGGTGCGGGCAGCATGGGCGCGCTCCGGGCTTCCGAGCTATACGGCTTCGGGATGCGCGGCGTCGGCCGGATCTTCGAGGCCTTCCGGGACGGGGCGCTGGAGGACGACGACGAGGTCGCGGTTCTGCACGGCCCGCCTGAGATGGGCTTCCGGCCGCTGAGCGAGGCCATGATCTGCCTCCGCGAGGCGATTCGCAGGGCGGCCGAAGAGGGGATTCTCGGCGCGGAGGCCGCCGCGCTCCTGACCTCGATCGCCAAGGCCAGCTTTTATCAGGACCGCAGCTGGGACGGGCTCTTGGCCGAAGGACGTGCGCGCGGGCTTCCCGAAGAGGAGATCGCGGCGCTCGACTGCTGGCGGCGGCAGGCGAAGGTCGATCTCAAGCGCGACGACGCCCTCGAGATGCTGGGCGAGATGGCCCGCTTCCTCGCAGGCGACCCGCCGCCCTTCGAGCCCAAGTTCGAGCTTGAAAGCTCGGAGCTCTGGCTCAGCGCTCTCGACGAGGCAATGCTGGCTGGCCGATCCCCGGTCGACGCCGAGCTTGCACCCTGGCTTCTGGACGAAGCGCGCCTGGAGCCGGCGGACTACGGGGCCCTGCGGGACGCGGCCGCGCTTCGCCTTCTCGCGCTGCGCGAGGCCGAGCGCAAAGCCGACTCGGGGGCGGGTGACCCGCGGAAGGACGCCTTCGAGGCCTTTCGCCGGGCGCGCAGGCTTTTCAAGCTCAGCGACGTTCAGCGCTGGTGCCAGGAGAACGACCTCTCGCCGTCGGCGTTCGACCGCCTGATGGCGGAGGAAGGCAAGCGAAAAGGCTTGAGCCTTTCGTCCTGGCCGGGGCTCGAAGCGGAGATGCTGAACCAGCTTCGCCTGACCGGGCGCTATGCCGCGCTGGCGCAGCGCGCCCGTGAGAAGCGCGATCTGGTCCAGCAACTCGGCTACGAGGATCCGCGGCCCGAGGACGTCTTCTCGGGCAGCCTCCTCGACGATTCGGTCATCGATAGGGAGAAGCGGGTGCCGGCGCTGCTGCGCTGGTACTTCGGCACGCGGGTCGAGGGGCCCGTTCCCGAAGACCTGTCCGGCTTCGTGGAGGGACTCGGGCTGGGCAGTCTCGATGAATTCTATCGCCTGATAACCCGAGACTACCTATATTGGCGCCATGCCGGAGGGGGCGGAACTGGGGGGCGGAATCCCGATGCGAGCGGCGAGCCGGTGGAAGACCTAGTCGGCGATGTGGCGCGACATCCGAGACTTAAGAACTGA
- the dapA gene encoding 4-hydroxy-tetrahydrodipicolinate synthase — MSGPMFTGSIPALITPFANGAVDETAFQDFVQWQIDEGSHAVVPCGTTGESPTLSHEEDKRVVQLCVEVAKGKVPVIAGTGSNSTAEAIDLTRHAKEAGADAVLVVTPYYNKPSQDGLYAHYKAIHDAVEIPIILYNVPARTSVRAEPETVARLAKLPHLVGIKDATADLVYMADLRRLIGEDFTYLSGEDPTAVPYLSLGGHGCISVTANAAPRLCAQLQEAWRAGDVATVRELDDRLMPLHRALFCETSPAPVKYAASLLGHGDGRVRLPLVPASEAAQAKVREAMVHAGLLN, encoded by the coding sequence ATGTCTGGCCCCATGTTCACGGGCTCGATCCCCGCGCTCATCACCCCCTTCGCCAACGGCGCGGTGGACGAGACGGCCTTCCAGGACTTTGTTCAGTGGCAGATCGACGAGGGCAGCCATGCCGTCGTGCCCTGCGGCACCACGGGTGAGTCTCCGACCCTCTCCCACGAAGAGGACAAACGCGTCGTCCAGCTCTGCGTCGAGGTCGCCAAGGGCAAGGTGCCGGTCATCGCAGGCACGGGCTCCAACTCCACGGCCGAGGCCATCGACCTGACCCGCCACGCCAAGGAGGCCGGGGCCGACGCGGTCCTGGTCGTGACGCCCTACTACAACAAGCCGAGCCAGGACGGCCTCTACGCCCACTACAAGGCGATCCACGACGCGGTCGAGATCCCGATCATCCTCTACAACGTGCCGGCGCGGACCTCGGTCCGGGCCGAGCCGGAAACGGTCGCGCGCCTGGCAAAGCTGCCGCATCTCGTCGGCATCAAGGACGCCACGGCGGACCTGGTCTACATGGCCGACCTGCGCCGGCTGATCGGCGAGGACTTCACCTACCTTTCGGGCGAGGACCCGACCGCCGTGCCCTACCTCTCGCTCGGCGGCCACGGCTGCATCTCGGTCACCGCCAACGCGGCGCCGCGGCTCTGCGCCCAGCTGCAGGAGGCCTGGCGGGCCGGCGACGTCGCGACGGTGCGCGAGCTCGACGACCGCCTGATGCCGCTGCACCGGGCGCTGTTCTGCGAGACCAGCCCGGCCCCGGTCAAGTACGCGGCCTCGCTGCTCGGCCACGGCGACGGCCGGGTGCGCCTGCCGCTGGTCCCGGCGAGCGAGGCGGCGCAGGCCAAGGTCCGCGAGGCCATGGTCCACGCCGGCCTCTTGAACTAG
- a CDS encoding DUF6314 family protein: MGVEETVRRERRAAAPAPEGAWGGPGAVFDRLAGRWEIARRIEPGGGLEGSAVFAPDGAGGLAYREAGELRLANGVTVAAERCYLYRPRPDGFAVYFAEMPPRLFHEIALTADRRGWRRGRARHLCAADLYLTRYAFLPDGRFVLRHRVRGPRKAYRITTWYRRGG, translated from the coding sequence ATGGGTGTCGAGGAAACCGTGAGGCGGGAACGCCGGGCCGCGGCGCCGGCGCCGGAGGGGGCCTGGGGCGGGCCGGGCGCGGTCTTCGATCGCCTGGCCGGCCGCTGGGAGATCGCCCGGCGCATCGAGCCCGGCGGCGGGCTGGAGGGCTCGGCGGTCTTCGCGCCGGACGGAGCGGGCGGCCTGGCCTACCGGGAGGCGGGGGAACTGCGCCTGGCGAACGGCGTCACGGTCGCGGCCGAGCGGTGCTACCTCTACCGGCCGCGGCCCGACGGCTTCGCGGTCTACTTCGCCGAGATGCCGCCGCGGCTCTTCCACGAGATCGCCTTGACCGCCGACCGGCGGGGCTGGCGGCGCGGCCGGGCCCGGCACCTCTGCGCCGCGGACCTCTACCTGACGCGCTACGCCTTCCTGCCGGACGGCCGCTTCGTCCTCCGCCACCGCGTCCGGGGGCCGCGCAAGGCCTACCGCATCACCACCTGGTACCGGCGCGGCGGCTGA
- a CDS encoding TonB family protein → MLQVRTRLNRGLCLLVCLALALAGCTNYRVSLDPLALDDPAAGAAAAESEVAAEETAAERAPPQPVYRQQELEEPPIEGSLDGWVRLRFAVSATGAVEKVEVLESSDFRLEGPAVNLISAWAYAPGTVGGEPADFEGQEAYVTFYEEPNVVDTPEENLLIGAAIFLTLVTLIVLSITVGVNTTSGR, encoded by the coding sequence ATGCTGCAGGTCAGGACGCGCCTGAACCGGGGACTCTGTCTGCTGGTCTGCCTCGCCTTGGCGCTGGCCGGCTGCACCAACTACCGGGTGAGCCTGGATCCCCTGGCGCTCGACGACCCCGCCGCGGGGGCCGCTGCGGCCGAAAGCGAGGTCGCGGCGGAGGAGACCGCGGCGGAGCGCGCGCCGCCGCAGCCGGTCTACCGGCAGCAGGAGCTCGAGGAGCCGCCGATCGAGGGGAGCCTGGACGGCTGGGTGCGCCTGCGCTTCGCGGTCAGCGCGACCGGGGCGGTCGAGAAGGTCGAGGTCCTGGAGTCCAGCGACTTCCGGCTCGAGGGCCCGGCGGTGAACCTGATCTCGGCCTGGGCCTACGCCCCCGGCACGGTCGGCGGCGAGCCCGCGGACTTCGAGGGCCAGGAGGCCTACGTCACCTTCTACGAGGAGCCCAACGTGGTCGACACGCCGGAGGAGAACCTGCTGATCGGCGCCGCCATCTTCCTCACCCTTGTGACATTGATCGTCCTGTCCATCACCGTCGGCGTCAATACCACCTCCGGCCGCTGA
- a CDS encoding LysE family transporter, translating to MLTFALAVFFLLITPGPGVLTTAGAGAAFGFRAGLSYMWGVVFGSLLVMAAVVTGLAAVVFAYPLLRGVLLAASLAYLLYVAFRVATAGARVGIMEADRPLGFLNGATLSVINPKAYAVMTTLFSGFAFHPESPLLEIAGKVVVYTAIATPIHLIWLYAGTSLKRLALSHAAARRINLAMALAMLAVVALAAFSSDLPALAE from the coding sequence ATGCTGACCTTCGCGCTCGCCGTCTTCTTCCTGCTGATCACGCCTGGGCCCGGGGTGCTGACCACGGCCGGCGCCGGGGCGGCCTTCGGCTTCCGGGCCGGGCTGTCCTACATGTGGGGCGTGGTCTTCGGATCGCTGCTGGTCATGGCGGCGGTGGTGACCGGGCTGGCGGCGGTGGTCTTTGCCTATCCCCTGCTGCGCGGTGTCCTGCTGGCCGCCTCGCTGGCCTACCTGCTCTACGTCGCCTTTCGGGTCGCGACGGCGGGCGCCCGGGTCGGGATCATGGAGGCCGATCGGCCCCTCGGCTTTCTCAATGGCGCCACGCTCTCGGTGATCAACCCCAAGGCCTATGCGGTCATGACCACCTTGTTCAGCGGCTTCGCCTTCCATCCGGAGAGCCCGCTGCTGGAAATCGCCGGCAAGGTCGTGGTCTACACCGCCATCGCCACGCCGATCCACCTGATCTGGCTCTACGCCGGGACCAGCCTGAAGCGCCTGGCCCTGAGCCATGCCGCGGCCCGCCGGATCAACCTCGCCATGGCCCTGGCGATGCTTGCCGTGGTTGCCTTGGCCGCCTTCTCCTCGGATCTGCCGGCCCTTGCGGAGTGA
- a CDS encoding adenylate/guanylate cyclase domain-containing protein gives MGGRTHGLDAGRAVQRRKPETSRIRPGNVARFLRPSASKGKANARHPGTMPTSTTIEPHRIQSAILCADVHGYSRLMSQDEVGTFERVTSAISLIRSLIGDYGGRVVQTSGDGVLALFESSSQALRFAIEIQREFRNDAVWNADDRPVAFRVGINFGEVLGGDSNIQGHSVNIAARLQAMARPGGICISGAVQRSADDIVGISLRSLGVQQLKNIADPVEVFAIEINGQRSIETPPLPSMDQPLAPPTEASVAVLPLENLSGDPGDGHLCDGITGDIITNLSRFRDLLVIARHSAFLFKNQDLANEQIGQMLGVRYILTGGLQRAGSKIRLRVELADAASGQVVWSDRYNGDLGDIFAFQDEVTDLIAARLAIQISAAEQRRLATSPPKLLAYGLNLRGQEMSLKYKKEANLHARRLFEQAVEIDPDYGRSYAGLSRTFNLDSFYAWVDSPVSALAKAVELAKTATTYDSLDARGYAELGYAYLYSKRHDESLAAYERATELNPNDADILSDMGDALVFSNEPRRAVELLKRAMRLNPCYPDDYLWHLGDAYFSLGDYEQTINTLHKMQDQSEAHRLLAASYAHLGEGKQARHHAKEVMRIHPNFSIAHWVTVPPFKDGMHQLEALIEGLRKAGLE, from the coding sequence TTGGGTGGCAGGACTCACGGACTCGACGCCGGCCGTGCGGTACAACGAAGGAAACCAGAAACGAGCCGGATCAGACCGGGGAACGTCGCACGGTTTCTGCGGCCAAGCGCAAGTAAAGGCAAAGCAAACGCCAGGCACCCAGGGACGATGCCGACCTCGACGACCATAGAACCGCATCGAATCCAGTCCGCGATCCTCTGTGCCGACGTGCACGGCTACAGTCGACTGATGAGCCAGGACGAAGTCGGGACCTTCGAGCGGGTGACGAGCGCGATCTCTCTGATTCGGTCGCTGATCGGGGACTACGGCGGCCGGGTGGTCCAGACCTCGGGCGACGGCGTCCTCGCGCTCTTCGAAAGCTCGAGCCAGGCGCTGCGCTTCGCGATCGAGATCCAGCGGGAGTTCCGAAACGACGCGGTCTGGAACGCCGACGACCGCCCGGTCGCCTTTCGGGTCGGGATAAACTTCGGCGAGGTGCTGGGCGGTGATTCCAATATCCAGGGTCACAGCGTCAACATCGCCGCACGCCTCCAGGCCATGGCGCGGCCGGGCGGCATCTGCATCTCCGGCGCCGTCCAGCGCAGCGCCGACGACATCGTCGGCATCTCCCTGCGGTCGCTGGGCGTCCAGCAGCTCAAGAACATCGCCGATCCCGTCGAGGTCTTCGCGATCGAGATCAACGGCCAGCGCTCGATCGAGACCCCGCCTCTGCCATCGATGGACCAGCCGCTCGCACCGCCGACCGAGGCCTCTGTCGCGGTCCTGCCGCTGGAGAACCTTTCGGGCGACCCGGGCGACGGCCATCTCTGCGACGGCATCACCGGCGACATCATCACCAATCTCTCGCGCTTCAGGGACCTGCTGGTCATCGCCCGGCACTCGGCCTTTCTGTTCAAGAACCAGGACCTGGCGAACGAGCAGATCGGGCAGATGCTGGGCGTCCGCTATATCCTGACGGGGGGCCTGCAGCGGGCCGGCAGCAAGATCCGGCTCCGGGTCGAGCTCGCCGACGCGGCCTCCGGCCAGGTCGTCTGGTCGGACCGCTACAACGGCGACCTCGGCGACATCTTCGCCTTCCAGGACGAGGTCACGGACCTCATCGCCGCGCGCCTGGCGATCCAGATCAGCGCCGCGGAGCAGCGCCGTCTGGCCACGAGCCCGCCGAAGCTCCTCGCCTACGGCCTCAACCTCCGCGGCCAGGAGATGAGCCTCAAGTACAAGAAGGAGGCCAACCTGCACGCCCGCCGCCTCTTCGAGCAAGCGGTGGAGATCGACCCGGACTATGGCCGGAGCTACGCCGGTCTCTCGCGCACCTTCAATCTTGATTCGTTCTATGCTTGGGTCGATTCACCGGTCTCGGCTCTCGCGAAAGCCGTGGAACTCGCCAAGACCGCTACCACATACGATAGCCTCGATGCGCGTGGCTACGCGGAGTTGGGATATGCTTATCTCTATAGCAAGCGTCATGACGAATCCTTGGCCGCATACGAGCGGGCAACGGAACTAAACCCAAATGACGCGGATATTCTCTCGGACATGGGTGATGCGCTGGTTTTTTCGAACGAGCCTCGTCGTGCCGTCGAGCTTCTAAAACGCGCGATGCGACTGAACCCCTGCTATCCGGACGACTACCTTTGGCATCTCGGAGATGCCTATTTCTCACTGGGTGACTACGAGCAAACGATAAACACACTCCACAAAATGCAAGATCAGTCAGAAGCCCACCGTTTGCTCGCTGCGAGCTATGCCCATCTGGGCGAAGGGAAGCAGGCGCGCCATCACGCCAAGGAGGTCATGAGAATCCATCCAAACTTCTCTATCGCCCATTGGGTCACCGTCCCGCCATTTAAGGACGGCATGCACCAACTGGAAGCACTTATCGAGGGGCTGCGAAAAGCCGGGCTTGAGTAG
- the smpB gene encoding SsrA-binding protein SmpB: MSEPLRIAAQNRRARHDYLIESSIEAGLMLTGSEVKALRAGKVSIKEAYAREREGEIWLINAHFSEYAPAAREGHEPKRPRKLLLKRREIARLIGQIQREGVTLVPLKIYFNDRGFAKCELGIARGKKKADKRETEKRRDWEREKARLLRDKG, encoded by the coding sequence ATGTCAGAGCCCCTCAGGATCGCGGCGCAGAACCGCCGTGCCCGTCATGACTACCTCATCGAGAGCTCAATCGAGGCTGGCCTGATGCTGACGGGCTCGGAGGTCAAGGCCCTGCGCGCCGGCAAGGTCTCGATCAAGGAGGCCTACGCCCGCGAGCGGGAGGGCGAGATCTGGCTGATCAACGCGCATTTCTCGGAGTACGCGCCGGCCGCCCGCGAGGGCCACGAGCCCAAGCGGCCGCGCAAGCTCTTGCTCAAGCGGCGGGAGATCGCCCGGCTGATCGGCCAGATCCAGCGCGAGGGGGTCACCCTGGTGCCGCTGAAGATCTATTTCAACGACCGCGGCTTCGCCAAGTGCGAGCTCGGCATCGCCCGCGGCAAGAAAAAGGCCGACAAGCGCGAAACCGAGAAGCGCCGTGACTGGGAGCGCGAGAAGGCGCGCCTGCTGCGGGACAAGGGCTAG